A region from the Pithys albifrons albifrons isolate INPA30051 chromosome Z, PitAlb_v1, whole genome shotgun sequence genome encodes:
- the LOC139684725 gene encoding uncharacterized protein isoform X5, producing the protein MGTEPGCLSDHHRQHPFQEHQPPGTGQHLLQPAVPCALCGQGCGQGWPCGDSPEEQRGDHRHRQCHLSHSCGCRDSQRVPGTVFHCHAKVPGCQAQGASQQELAWRSGECSSSPAPWDYEDNVCVKPHPSMHCGVLRVELPLSLPLRNWELVGQLREQMCSWGIPGETQTSGELGWAGHCCSRAWGGCMRLPSLPGLLSSAVSCAACCRIHILVQIPHQDGMLPLISTLPLHNLHFLLCESIYKHQHVCSNLVTVRDLRGISEEGFLDGVTPDSLVLGVGYDHPYQLDPVVREPKTIQLYQHLKSCIWPFAAYYDMTELIDVCGGSVAADFQVQDSAQSFLTVHVPLYVSYIYVTAPRGWASLEHHTEMEFSFFYDTVLWRTGIQTDSVLSARLQIIWIYLRDSGHLVIEFKTQAKFRGLFVMEHHSLPDVRSSLVNPEHLGGIEFDLQLLWSAQTFDWPNQLLQQEGLVWRVHHLLDPLHCPAHTAMGRAWRQAPALHGSRSRAGKSCTAACSGSQNKPSMLLTSCSWKRSTCARARMATCLTSTPRVLCTTRGPSVAASNPTST; encoded by the exons atgggaacgGAGCCAGGTTGCCTTTCAGACCATCACCGACAACACCCCTTTCAGGAGCATCAACCACCAG GTACTGGACAGCATTTACTTCAACCGGCGGTTCCATGTGCACTGTGTGGCCAAGGCTGTGGCCAAGGCTGGCCATGTGGGGACTCCCCCGAGGAGCAACGCGGTGACCATAGGCACAGACAGTGCCATTTGTCACACTCCTGTGGTTGTAGGGACAGCCAGAGGGTTCCAGGTACAGTCTTTCATTGCCACGCTAAAGTACCTGGATGTCAAGCACAAGGAGCATCCCAACAGGAATTAGCCTGGAGAAGTGGGGAGTGCAGCTCTTCACCAGCCCCCTGGGATTATGAAGACAACGTGTGTGTGAAACCACATCCCTCCATGCACTGTGGGGTCCTCAGGGTAGAGCTCCCACTGTCCCTTCCCCTCAGGAACTGGGAGTTGGTGGGACAGCTTAGGGAGCAGATGTGTAGCTGGGGAATTCCAGGTGAAACTCAAACCTCAGGCgaactgggctgggctgggcattgctgCTCTAGGGCCTGGGGGGGATGCATGAGactcccatccctgccagggctgctgtctTCTGCTGTCTCATGTGCTGCTTGTTGCAGGATCCACATCTTGGTGCAGATTCCCCACCAGGATGGGATGCTGCCCCTCATCTCCACCCTGCCGCTGCACAACCTGCATTTCCTCCTCTGTGAGTCCATCTACAAGCACCAGCACGTCTGCTCCAACCTGGTCACTGTCAGAGACCTCAGAGGCATCTCAG AGGAAGGGTTCCTGGACGGAGTGACCCCCGACAGCCTTGTGCTCGGCGTGGGCTATGACCACCCTTACCAGCTGGACCCCGTGGTGAGGGAGCCCAAGACCATCCAGCTCTACCAGCACCTCAAGAGCTGCATTTGGCCCTTCGCTGCCTACTATGACATGACTGAGCTGATTGATGTCTGTGGGGGCTCTGTCGCTGCTGACTTCCAG GTGCAGGACTCTGCTCAGTCCTTCCTGACGGTCCACGTCCCTCTCTACGTGTCCTACATCTACGTGACGGCACCGAGGGGCTGGGCTTCCCTGGAGCATCACACAGAGATGGAGTTCTCCTTCTTCTATGACACTGTTCTGTGGAGGACAG ggatcCAGACGGACAGCGTGCTCTCGGCCCGGCTGCAGATCATCTGGATCTACCTCCGCGACAGTGGCCACCTGGTCATCGAGTTCAAGACACAGGCCAAGTTCAGAG GGCTTTTTGTCATGGAGCACCACAGCCTGCCAGATGTCAGGTCTTCTTTAGTGAATCCAGAGCACCTGGGAGGGATCGAGTTtgacctgcagctgctgtggagcGCTCAGACTTTCGACTGGCCCAACCAGCTCCTACaacag GAAGGACTAGTCTGGAGAGTACACCATCTTCTTGATCCCCTGCACTGTCCAGCCCACACAGCCATGGGCAGAGCCTGGAGACAAGCCCCCGCCCTGCACGGCTCACGCTCCAGAGCG GGTAAGTCCTGTACGGCCGCGTGCTCTGGCTCCCAGAACAAACCCTCAATGCTGCTTACAagctgcagctggaaaaggTCTACCTGTGCACGGGCAAGGATGGCTACGTGCCTTACTTCAACTCCACGGGTACTGTGTACAACAAGGGGCCCCAGTGTGGCTGCATCCAACCCAACAAGTACCTGA